The Halomonas denitrificans DNA window TCAGCGCGTCCAGGATGCGCGGGTGCGCCGGGGCCTCGTTGTCGCTCTTGAAATTCATCGGTGGTCGGTCGGGCGTCGCCTTCGGGGTGGGGGCCAAGCGTAGCCGATCGTGATGCGCGCCGGAGGGCCGGCCGCCGCGGCCCGCAGCCGGCGCCGAACCTCGGCCGCCACCACGGCGCGACGCCGGCCCATCCCCCATAATCGGGGTTCGCCCCGGCCGGCCCGTTTCTCGGTGGATTCGAAACAGGACATTCCGTTCGTCGCGCGCACCCTGATGCCGCGCGAGGTGCAGGTCAACGCCCTGCTGGCGGTCACGCTCGGCGCGCTGGAGGGCGGGCTGCTCGGCGTCATCGTCAAGACCGGCTTCGACGGTGTGACCGACTCGGCCTGGGTCAATTTCGCGGTCGCCCTCGTCACCGGCGCCCCGGCGCTGGCCAATGTGGCCAGCCTCGCCTTCGCCCGGCTCGCCCACGGCCGAAGCAAGACCGCCTGGGTTTCGAGCCTGATGGCGATCACCGCACTCGGCGCGCTGATGATCGCGCTGGCCCCGGTCTCCGCCTTCGGCCTGGTCTGGTTGACCGCGTGGATGATCATTGCCCGGCTGGCCTATTGCGGAGTGATCACGCTGCGCGCGGCGATCTGGCGCGCCAACTTCCCGCGCCACGTCCGCGCGACGATCACCGGCCGCATCGCCGTCACCTATTCGATCCTCATGGCGCTGACCGCCGCGGTGATCGGGCTGGCCATGGAAGCGTGGCCGGAGGCCTGGCGCGCGCTGGTGCCGACCAGTGCCGTGCTCGGCTTCGCCGCAGCCTGGCGCTATCGGACCTTTACCGTCCGCGGCCACGGCCGCCTGCTGCGCGAGGAAACCGCGGCCCGGGACGGCGCGAACGGCGGCGTGCGCCTGGCCGACGTGATCGACGTGCTGAAGACCGACGCCTGGTATCGCCGCTACATGATGACGATGTTCCTGTTCGGCTCGGGCAACCTGATGGTGATCGCCCTGCTGGTGGTCATCCTCACCGAGCAGATCGGGGCACCGCGCTTCGTGCAGGTGCTGATCACCACGACCCTGCCGCTGCTCGCCGTCGCCGTGATGACCCCGTTCTGGGCGCGGCGCCTGGACCGGGTCCACATTCTCGACTACCGGGCCCGGCACTCGTGGATGTTCGTCGCCGCGCTGACCCTGTTCGTTCCCGGTGCGATCCTCGGCCGGATCGAGTTCTTCTGGCTCGGCGCCCTGGTGCTCGGCGCCGCCTTCGCCGGCGGA harbors:
- a CDS encoding MFS transporter, whose amino-acid sequence is MDSKQDIPFVARTLMPREVQVNALLAVTLGALEGGLLGVIVKTGFDGVTDSAWVNFAVALVTGAPALANVASLAFARLAHGRSKTAWVSSLMAITALGALMIALAPVSAFGLVWLTAWMIIARLAYCGVITLRAAIWRANFPRHVRATITGRIAVTYSILMALTAAVIGLAMEAWPEAWRALVPTSAVLGFAAAWRYRTFTVRGHGRLLREETAARDGANGGVRLADVIDVLKTDAWYRRYMMTMFLFGSGNLMVIALLVVILTEQIGAPRFVQVLITTTLPLLAVAVMTPFWARRLDRVHILDYRARHSWMFVAALTLFVPGAILGRIEFFWLGALVLGAAFAGGKLGWNLGHNDFASDGRSTLYMGIHVSLTGVRGLIAPIVGVAIYQALERVGPGNGRFVLIFPALLTLAGAVTFVVLARKRRIEQNLEQDTTA